In one Nocardioides sp. NBC_00368 genomic region, the following are encoded:
- a CDS encoding MFS transporter, with protein MGSRSLRAVLVTLCVTVTVAYGVLYYAFTVLQPRIVDATGWSAAAITTAFSAGTLVGAVAGIPVGRVIQRFGPRWVMAGASLLGTVALLVVAAAPSYWIFALGWLVVGLSSAGTFYPPAFAALTHWFGTRRVDAITTLTLAGGFASTIFAPLTEALAAWVEWRWTYVILAGVFVVLTFVPSVVVLDLDWTPIAPDKEGRPVRDRDVLRSRRFVVLTLAGTLVSMVVFASIVHLVPFLVEHGLSPATAAWALGLSGAGQVAGRAFYPLLARRFGVRTRMIGGVLWFAASVALLPLLPAVGWVMIVVAVLTGTARGLYTLIAATVVSDVWGPERYAALNGVYSAPAGVAGALAPAVGAGLASVMGGYDALYWLLAGTVLVAGVLAWGALASFEG; from the coding sequence GTGGGGAGTCGTTCGCTGCGTGCTGTGCTGGTCACGCTCTGTGTGACCGTCACGGTCGCGTACGGCGTCCTCTACTACGCCTTCACCGTCCTGCAGCCGCGGATCGTCGACGCCACCGGGTGGTCGGCGGCCGCGATCACCACCGCCTTCTCCGCCGGCACGCTCGTGGGAGCCGTGGCGGGTATCCCCGTCGGACGGGTCATCCAGCGCTTCGGACCTCGGTGGGTGATGGCGGGCGCCAGCCTGCTGGGCACGGTGGCGCTCCTCGTGGTCGCCGCCGCCCCTTCGTACTGGATCTTCGCGCTGGGGTGGCTGGTGGTGGGGCTCTCGTCGGCGGGGACCTTCTATCCGCCGGCGTTCGCGGCGCTGACGCACTGGTTCGGTACGCGGCGCGTGGATGCGATCACGACGCTCACCCTCGCCGGTGGGTTCGCCTCGACGATCTTCGCGCCGCTCACCGAAGCGCTGGCGGCGTGGGTGGAGTGGCGCTGGACGTACGTCATCCTGGCCGGCGTCTTCGTGGTGCTGACGTTCGTGCCGAGCGTCGTGGTGCTCGATCTCGACTGGACGCCGATCGCACCTGACAAGGAGGGTCGACCCGTGCGGGACCGGGACGTGCTCCGCAGCCGCCGGTTCGTGGTGCTCACGCTGGCGGGCACACTGGTCTCGATGGTCGTGTTCGCCTCGATCGTGCACCTGGTGCCGTTCCTCGTCGAGCACGGGCTGAGCCCTGCCACGGCCGCCTGGGCGCTCGGGCTCAGCGGCGCCGGCCAGGTCGCCGGGCGCGCGTTCTATCCGCTGCTGGCCCGCCGCTTCGGCGTCCGCACCCGGATGATCGGCGGAGTGCTGTGGTTCGCCGCCTCGGTTGCGCTGCTCCCGCTCCTGCCTGCCGTCGGCTGGGTGATGATCGTCGTCGCGGTGCTCACCGGGACCGCGCGTGGGCTCTACACGCTGATCGCGGCCACCGTCGTCAGCGATGTGTGGGGACCGGAGAGGTACGCCGCGCTCAACGGCGTCTACTCCGCGCCTGCCGGGGTCGCGGGTGCGCTCGCCCCGGCGGTCGGGGCTGGGCTCGCCTCCGTGATGGGTGGGTACGACGCGCTCTACTGGCTCCTCGCCGGCACCGTGCTGGTGGCCGGGGTGCTCGCCTGGGGTGCGTTGGCGTCGTTCGAGGGGTGA